A window from Acropora palmata chromosome 14, jaAcrPala1.3, whole genome shotgun sequence encodes these proteins:
- the LOC141865403 gene encoding uncharacterized protein LOC141865403 isoform X2 produces the protein MGKLLVTSDGKSCCCCCWKSAIRQIHVVRIHQSSYLEANLYAFDGARGRRQYGHFIPRTKLFRSLAGRKNESSNQISGYIRHICGMELWNPCMVQDPPLFFKATMSGLDVSIMVLHWYLQ, from the exons ATGGGCAAACTGCTTGTTACATCAGATGGAAAgagctgctgctgctgctgctggaAGTCCGCTATTCGTCAAATACACGTAGTGAGAATACACCAAAGCTCGTATTTGGAAGCCAACTTGTACGCATTTGATGGAGCAAGAGGAAGGCGACAGTACGGTCATTTCATTCCAAGAACAAAGTTATTTCGCTCCTTAGCTGGACGAAAGAATGAGTCTAGTAATCAAATTTCTGGTTACATCCGCCACATTTGCGGTATGGAATTATG GAATCCCTGTATGGTACAAGATCCGccactttttttcaaagcaacGATGTCAGGGCTTGATGTCTCAATCATGGTGCTACACTGGTACCTG CAATAA